The following are encoded in a window of Salvelinus sp. IW2-2015 unplaced genomic scaffold, ASM291031v2 Un_scaffold83, whole genome shotgun sequence genomic DNA:
- the LOC111956610 gene encoding uncharacterized protein, translating into MFHHVTSGPKADRDPFREESCSTTESLCCEAIALMKDTAEEAIVKEKMKQTFAYRQKMVHDPVKSSEIFTAFPRFQDIAGMIEQDFRLMFGDATSAKFLEKWPTLYKQKVIDQSRGLTQTGNLQDLVQNAESTREVKNGWDSDMSSILVLVHLLPPSPLGRKRPGKISARHASDHIVKFIKTGTSIQGHLESVMESFQPYLLAVGTQRSAIHKYFIVIDKHAIPCKSPDTLACFDELFKAHFVFGTSYNQDLVNVYKFLQTTIYEIDVDTSKVNPRVAELRARMLH; encoded by the exons ATGTTTCACCATGTTACAAGTGGTCCAAAAGCTGATAGAGACCCCTTCAGAGAGGAAAGCTGTTCAACAACAGAAAGCCTGTGTTGTGAGGCCATTGCACTGATGAAGGATACGGCTGAGGAAGCAATTGTAAAGGAGAAGATGAAGCAGACGTTCGCCTATCGCCAAAAGATGGTTCATGACCCAGTGAAGTCCTCTGAAATATTCACAGCTTTTCCAAGATTCCAAGACATAGCAGGAATG ATTGAGCAAGATTTTAGGCTGATGTTTGGTGATGCAACCTCCGCAAAGTTCCTGGAGAAGTGGCCTACTCTCTACAAGCAGAAAGTCATTGACCAAAGCCGTGGCCTCACACAGACAGGCAACCTGCAAGACCTGGTTCAAAATGCTGAATCCACAAGAGAAGTGAAAAATG GATGGGACAGTGATATGTCCTCCATTTTGGTCCTTGTCCACCTTCTTCCACCGTCACCTCTTGGCCGCAAGAGACCAGGAAAAATCTCAGCCAGACACGCCAGTGACCACATTGTGAAGTTTATCAAG ACTGGGACCAGCATCCAGGGGCATCTGGAGAGCGTCATGGAAAGCTTTCAACCCTATCTGCTTGCTGTGGGGACCCAGAGGAGTGCGATTCACAAGTACTTCATTGTGATTGACAAACATGCAATACCTTGTAAGTCACCAGACACTCTTGCCTGTTTTGATGAGCTTTTCAAAGCTCATTTTGTCTTTGGTACCTCGTACAACCAGGATCTGGTAAATGTGTACAAATTCTTGCAAACCACAATTTATGAAATTGATGTTGATACCTCTAAGGTTAATCCTAGGGTTGCAGAGTTGCGGGCTCGGATGCTGCATTGA